In Primulina huaijiensis isolate GDHJ02 chromosome 16, ASM1229523v2, whole genome shotgun sequence, a single genomic region encodes these proteins:
- the LOC140960890 gene encoding guanine nucleotide-binding protein subunit gamma 2-like — protein sequence MQAGSSGELRSVVGAIDMRGKHRIAAELKRLEQETRFLEEELELVEKTGKVSFACEELLSSIETTPDPLLPMTCGPMHATWDKWFEGPQDASGCRCCVL from the exons ATGCAAGCAGGAAGTTCAGGTGAGTTGCGATCGGTCGTGGGAGCAATAGATATGAGAGGGAAACACAGGATTGCTGCTGAATTGAAGAGACTTGAGCAGGAAACTCGATTCTTGGAG GAGGAATTGGAACTAGTCGAGAAAACAGGAAAAGTGTCGTTTGCATGCGAAGA GCTGCTGAGCAGTATTGAAACAACTCCAGATCCACTACTCCCAAT GACTTGTGGTCCGATGCATGCAACATGGGATAAATGGTTTGAAGGGCCACAAGATGCTTCGGGATGCAGATGCTGCGTACTATGA
- the LOC140962045 gene encoding transmembrane emp24 domain-containing protein p24beta3-like, producing the protein MERGGGIRCRGVACAVLTLLLLGPASRVSGLSITVNNLECLYEYVFNEGDSVSGSFVVVDHDIFWSSDHPGIDFTITSPAGDVIDTLKGASDGKFDFHAPKSGMYKFCFHNRHSTTESVSFYIHVGHIPSEHDLAKDEHLDPINVKIAKLREAMESITAEQMYFKAREARHRHTNESTRRRVIFYTVGEYLLLALVSTLQVAYIRRLFSKSVSYNRV; encoded by the exons ATGGAGAGGGGAGGAGGAATCAGATGTCGTGGGGTAGCGTGCGCCGTGCTGACCTTGCTGCTATTGGGCCCGGCGAGCCGTGTATCGGGCCTCTCGATAACCGTAAACAACCTCGAGTGCCTGTATGAATACGTATTCAATGAGGGCGATTCAGTTTCAGGGAGTTTCGTTGTTGTAGATCATGATATCTTCTGGAGCTCTGACCATCCCGGCATTGACTTCACT ATCACATCTCCAGCTGGCGATGTTATTGACACATTGAAAGGAGCATCGGACGGAAAATTTGATTTCCATGCTCCCAAAAGTGGGATGTACAAATTCTGTTTCCATAATCGTCATTCTACAACAGAATCAGTCTCTTTCTACATTCATGTTGGCCATATTCCATCAGAACACGACCTCGCCAAGGATG AACATTTAGATCCCATCAATGTAAAAATCGCGAAACTGAGGGAGGCTATGGAATCAATCACGGCCGAGCAGATGTACTTCAAAGCACGTGAAGCCCGTCATCGTCACA CAAATGAAAGCACAAGAAGGCGGGTCATATTTTATACAGTGGGAGAATATCTTCTGTTGGCTCTTGTAAGCACACTCCAAGTTGCGTATATACGGCGTTTGTTCAGCAAATCAGTCTCGTATAACCGTGTTTGA